The following are encoded together in the Cervus elaphus chromosome 23, mCerEla1.1, whole genome shotgun sequence genome:
- the LOC122682102 gene encoding COP9 signalosome complex subunit 9: MKPAVDEMFPEGAGPYVDLDEAGGSTGLLMDLAANEKAVHADFFNDFEDLFDDDDIQ, from the coding sequence ATGAAGCCGGCCGTGGACGAGATGTTTCCCGAGGGCGCCGGGCCGTATGTGGACCTGGACGAGGCAGGAGGCAGCACTGGGCTCCTGATGGACTTAGCAGCCAATGAAAAGGCAGTTCACGCAGACTTTTTCAATGATTTTGAAGATCTCTTTGACGATGATGATATCCAGTGA